A window of the Dioscorea cayenensis subsp. rotundata cultivar TDr96_F1 chromosome 14, TDr96_F1_v2_PseudoChromosome.rev07_lg8_w22 25.fasta, whole genome shotgun sequence genome harbors these coding sequences:
- the LOC120275341 gene encoding iron-sulfur assembly protein IscA-like 2, mitochondrial, whose translation MMPRSMLQRIVPFVNARIRWSHRLLSMSAVESSSSSPDGEEAVHMTDNCIRRLKELHAKGDYGKMLRLSVETGGCSGFQYAFLLDNEKNLDDRVFEKDGVELVVDNISYDFVKGATVDYVEELIRSAFQVVTNPSAVGGCSCKSSFMVK comes from the exons ATGATGCCAAGATCAATGCTGCAGCGGATTGTGCCATTTGTCAATGCTCGTATTCGGTGGAGCCACCGGCTCCTAAGCATGTCTGCAGTGGAGTCTTCTTCCTCATCACCTGATGGTGAGGAAGCAGTCCATATGACTGACAATTGCATCAGA AGACTAAAAGAGTTGCATGCAAAAGGTGACTATGGTAAGATGCTTCGACTAAGTGTTGAAACTGGTGGATGTTCTGGTTTCCAGTATGCATTTTTGCTAGATAACGAGAAAAATTTGGATGATAG GGTTTTTGAGAAGGATGGTGTCGAACTAGTGGTTGATAACATCTCATATGACTTTGTGAAAGGTGCTACCGTTGATTATGTTGAAGAGTTGATCCGTTCGGCTTTCCAG GTGGTAACAAATCCTAGTGCAGTCGGAGGTTGCAGCTGTAAAAGCTCGTTCATGGTCAAATAG